The proteins below are encoded in one region of Ursus arctos isolate Adak ecotype North America unplaced genomic scaffold, UrsArc2.0 scaffold_24, whole genome shotgun sequence:
- the LIMD2 gene encoding LIM domain-containing protein 2, whose product MFQAAEAAQATPSHEAKGSGGSSTVQRSKSFSLRAQVKESCAACQKTVYPMERLVADKLIFHNSCFCCKHCHTKLSLGSYAALHGEFYCKPHFQQLFKSKGNYDEGFGRKQHKELWAHKEVDSGTKTA is encoded by the exons ATGTTCCAGGCTGCAGAAGCCGCCCAGGCCACCCCCTCTCAT GAAGCCAAAGGCAGCGGTGGCAGCAGCACTGTCCAGCGCTCCAAG TCCTTCAGCCTTCGGGCCCAGGTGAAGGAGAGCTGTGCCGCCTGCCAGAAGACTGTGTACCCCATGGAGCGGCTGGTGGCCGACAAGCTCATTTTCCACAACTCTTGCTTCTGTTGCAAGCACTGTCACACCAAGCTGAG CCTGGGCAGCTATGCAGCACTGCACGGGGAATTTTACTGCAAACCCCACTTTCAGCAGCTGTTTAAGAGCAAAGGCAACTACGATGAGGGCTTCGGCCGGAAGCAGCATAAGGAGCTCTGGGCCCACAAGGAGGTGGACTCTGGCACCAAGACGGCCTGA
- the STRADA gene encoding STE20-related kinase adapter protein alpha isoform X5 — translation MSSFLPEGGRYELLTVIGKGFEDLMTVNLARYKPTGEYVTVRRINLEACSNEMVTFLQGELHVSKLFSHPNILPYRATFIADNELWVVTSFMAYGSAKDLICTHFMDGMNELAIAYILQGVLKALDYIHHMGYVHRSVKASHILISSDGKVYLSGLRSNLSMISHGQRQRVVHDFPKYSVKVLPWLSPEVLQQNLQGYDAKSDIYSVGITACELANGHVPFKDMPATQMLLEKLNGTVPCLLDTSTIPAEELTMSTSRSAANSGLSESLATSTPRTSNGDSPSHPYHRTFSPHFHHFVEQCLQRNPDVRPSASTLLNHSFFKQIKRRASEALPELLRPVTPITNFDGSQPQDHSGIFGLVTNLEELEVDDWEF, via the exons ATGAGTAGCTTCCTGCCAGAGGGAGGGCGCTATGAGCTACTCACCGTCATAG GGAAAGGATTTGAGGACCTGATGACCGTGAATCTAGCAAGGTACAAACCAACAGGAGAGTACGTGACGGTACGAAGGATTAACCTGGAAGCTTGTTCCAATGAGATGGTGACGTTCTTGCAG GGAGAGCTTCATGTCTCTAAACTCTTCAGCCATCCCAACATCCTGCCATATCGAGCCACCTTTATTGCAGACAATGAGCTGTGGGTTGTCACATCATTCATGGCCTATG GTTCTGCAAAGGATCTCATCTGCACGCACTTCATGGATGGCATGAATGAACTGGCGATTGCTTACATCCTGCAGGGGGTGCTCAAGGCCCTGGACTACATCCACCACATGGGATATGTACACAG gaGTGTCAAAGCCAGCCACATTCTGATCTCCTCCGATGGGAAGGTCTACCTGTCCGGTTTACGTAGCAACCTCAGCATGATCAGCCACGGGCAGCGGCAGCGTGTGGTCCACGACTTTCCTAAGTACAGTGTCAAGGTTCTGCCTTGGCTCAGCCCGGAGGTCCTCCAGCAG AATCTTCAGGGTTACGATGCCAAGTCTGACATCTACAGTGTGGGAATCACAGCGTGTGAGCTGGCCAATGGCCATGTCCCCTTTAAGGATATGCCTGCCACCCAG ATGCTGCTGGAGAAGCTGAACGGCACAGTGCCCTGCTTGCTGGACACCAGCACTATCCCCGCTGAGGAGCTGACCATGAGCACATCACGCTCAGCAGCCAACTCTGGCCTCAGTGAGAGCCTGGCCACCAGCACCCCCAGGACCTCCAATGGTGACTCGCCATCCCACCCCTATCACCGCACCTTTTCCCCTCACTTCCACCACTTTGTGGAGCAGTGCCTTCAGCGCAACCCAGACGTAAG ACCAAGTGCCAGCACCCTCCTGAACCATTCTTTCTTCAAGCAG aTCAAGCGACGTGCCTCAGAGGCTTTGCCTGAGTTACTTCGCCCTGTCACCCCCATCACCAATTTCGATGGCAGCCAGCCTCAGGATCACAGTGGAATCTTTGGCCTGGTAACAAACCTGGAAGAGCTAGAGGTGGACGACTGGGAGTTCTGA
- the STRADA gene encoding STE20-related kinase adapter protein alpha isoform X2, with amino-acid sequence MSFLRWVSEKFIVEGLRDLELFGEQPPGGTRRKTNEASSESIASISKQEIMSSFLPEGGRYELLTVIGKGFEDLMTVNLARYKPTGEYVTVRRINLEACSNEMVTFLQGELHVSKLFSHPNILPYRATFIADNELWVVTSFMAYGSAKDLICTHFMDGMNELAIAYILQGVLKALDYIHHMGYVHRSVKASHILISSDGKVYLSGLRSNLSMISHGQRQRVVHDFPKYSVKVLPWLSPEVLQQNLQGYDAKSDIYSVGITACELANGHVPFKDMPATQMLLEKLNGTVPCLLDTSTIPAEELTMSTSRSAANSGLSESLATSTPRTSNGDSPSHPYHRTFSPHFHHFVEQCLQRNPDVRPSASTLLNHSFFKQIKRRASEALPELLRPVTPITNFDGSQPQDHSGIFGLVTNLEELEVDDWEF; translated from the exons ATGTCTTTTCTT CGGTGGGTCTCGGAAAAGTTCATTGTTGAGGGCTTAAGAGATTTGGAGCTATTTGGAG AGCAGCCTCCGGGTGGCACTCGGAGAAAA accAATGAGGCAAGCTCAGAGTCGATAGCATCCATCTCTAAACAGGAGATCATGAGTAGCTTCCTGCCAGAGGGAGGGCGCTATGAGCTACTCACCGTCATAG GGAAAGGATTTGAGGACCTGATGACCGTGAATCTAGCAAGGTACAAACCAACAGGAGAGTACGTGACGGTACGAAGGATTAACCTGGAAGCTTGTTCCAATGAGATGGTGACGTTCTTGCAG GGAGAGCTTCATGTCTCTAAACTCTTCAGCCATCCCAACATCCTGCCATATCGAGCCACCTTTATTGCAGACAATGAGCTGTGGGTTGTCACATCATTCATGGCCTATG GTTCTGCAAAGGATCTCATCTGCACGCACTTCATGGATGGCATGAATGAACTGGCGATTGCTTACATCCTGCAGGGGGTGCTCAAGGCCCTGGACTACATCCACCACATGGGATATGTACACAG gaGTGTCAAAGCCAGCCACATTCTGATCTCCTCCGATGGGAAGGTCTACCTGTCCGGTTTACGTAGCAACCTCAGCATGATCAGCCACGGGCAGCGGCAGCGTGTGGTCCACGACTTTCCTAAGTACAGTGTCAAGGTTCTGCCTTGGCTCAGCCCGGAGGTCCTCCAGCAG AATCTTCAGGGTTACGATGCCAAGTCTGACATCTACAGTGTGGGAATCACAGCGTGTGAGCTGGCCAATGGCCATGTCCCCTTTAAGGATATGCCTGCCACCCAG ATGCTGCTGGAGAAGCTGAACGGCACAGTGCCCTGCTTGCTGGACACCAGCACTATCCCCGCTGAGGAGCTGACCATGAGCACATCACGCTCAGCAGCCAACTCTGGCCTCAGTGAGAGCCTGGCCACCAGCACCCCCAGGACCTCCAATGGTGACTCGCCATCCCACCCCTATCACCGCACCTTTTCCCCTCACTTCCACCACTTTGTGGAGCAGTGCCTTCAGCGCAACCCAGACGTAAG ACCAAGTGCCAGCACCCTCCTGAACCATTCTTTCTTCAAGCAG aTCAAGCGACGTGCCTCAGAGGCTTTGCCTGAGTTACTTCGCCCTGTCACCCCCATCACCAATTTCGATGGCAGCCAGCCTCAGGATCACAGTGGAATCTTTGGCCTGGTAACAAACCTGGAAGAGCTAGAGGTGGACGACTGGGAGTTCTGA
- the STRADA gene encoding STE20-related kinase adapter protein alpha isoform X4, translating to MSFLTNEASSESIASISKQEIMSSFLPEGGRYELLTVIGKGFEDLMTVNLARYKPTGEYVTVRRINLEACSNEMVTFLQGELHVSKLFSHPNILPYRATFIADNELWVVTSFMAYGSAKDLICTHFMDGMNELAIAYILQGVLKALDYIHHMGYVHRSVKASHILISSDGKVYLSGLRSNLSMISHGQRQRVVHDFPKYSVKVLPWLSPEVLQQNLQGYDAKSDIYSVGITACELANGHVPFKDMPATQMLLEKLNGTVPCLLDTSTIPAEELTMSTSRSAANSGLSESLATSTPRTSNGDSPSHPYHRTFSPHFHHFVEQCLQRNPDVRPSASTLLNHSFFKQIKRRASEALPELLRPVTPITNFDGSQPQDHSGIFGLVTNLEELEVDDWEF from the exons ATGTCTTTTCTT accAATGAGGCAAGCTCAGAGTCGATAGCATCCATCTCTAAACAGGAGATCATGAGTAGCTTCCTGCCAGAGGGAGGGCGCTATGAGCTACTCACCGTCATAG GGAAAGGATTTGAGGACCTGATGACCGTGAATCTAGCAAGGTACAAACCAACAGGAGAGTACGTGACGGTACGAAGGATTAACCTGGAAGCTTGTTCCAATGAGATGGTGACGTTCTTGCAG GGAGAGCTTCATGTCTCTAAACTCTTCAGCCATCCCAACATCCTGCCATATCGAGCCACCTTTATTGCAGACAATGAGCTGTGGGTTGTCACATCATTCATGGCCTATG GTTCTGCAAAGGATCTCATCTGCACGCACTTCATGGATGGCATGAATGAACTGGCGATTGCTTACATCCTGCAGGGGGTGCTCAAGGCCCTGGACTACATCCACCACATGGGATATGTACACAG gaGTGTCAAAGCCAGCCACATTCTGATCTCCTCCGATGGGAAGGTCTACCTGTCCGGTTTACGTAGCAACCTCAGCATGATCAGCCACGGGCAGCGGCAGCGTGTGGTCCACGACTTTCCTAAGTACAGTGTCAAGGTTCTGCCTTGGCTCAGCCCGGAGGTCCTCCAGCAG AATCTTCAGGGTTACGATGCCAAGTCTGACATCTACAGTGTGGGAATCACAGCGTGTGAGCTGGCCAATGGCCATGTCCCCTTTAAGGATATGCCTGCCACCCAG ATGCTGCTGGAGAAGCTGAACGGCACAGTGCCCTGCTTGCTGGACACCAGCACTATCCCCGCTGAGGAGCTGACCATGAGCACATCACGCTCAGCAGCCAACTCTGGCCTCAGTGAGAGCCTGGCCACCAGCACCCCCAGGACCTCCAATGGTGACTCGCCATCCCACCCCTATCACCGCACCTTTTCCCCTCACTTCCACCACTTTGTGGAGCAGTGCCTTCAGCGCAACCCAGACGTAAG ACCAAGTGCCAGCACCCTCCTGAACCATTCTTTCTTCAAGCAG aTCAAGCGACGTGCCTCAGAGGCTTTGCCTGAGTTACTTCGCCCTGTCACCCCCATCACCAATTTCGATGGCAGCCAGCCTCAGGATCACAGTGGAATCTTTGGCCTGGTAACAAACCTGGAAGAGCTAGAGGTGGACGACTGGGAGTTCTGA
- the STRADA gene encoding STE20-related kinase adapter protein alpha isoform X3, translating into MSFLVSKPERIRTNEASSESIASISKQEIMSSFLPEGGRYELLTVIGKGFEDLMTVNLARYKPTGEYVTVRRINLEACSNEMVTFLQGELHVSKLFSHPNILPYRATFIADNELWVVTSFMAYGSAKDLICTHFMDGMNELAIAYILQGVLKALDYIHHMGYVHRSVKASHILISSDGKVYLSGLRSNLSMISHGQRQRVVHDFPKYSVKVLPWLSPEVLQQNLQGYDAKSDIYSVGITACELANGHVPFKDMPATQMLLEKLNGTVPCLLDTSTIPAEELTMSTSRSAANSGLSESLATSTPRTSNGDSPSHPYHRTFSPHFHHFVEQCLQRNPDVRPSASTLLNHSFFKQIKRRASEALPELLRPVTPITNFDGSQPQDHSGIFGLVTNLEELEVDDWEF; encoded by the exons ATGTCTTTTCTTGTAAGTAAACCAGAGCGAATTAGG accAATGAGGCAAGCTCAGAGTCGATAGCATCCATCTCTAAACAGGAGATCATGAGTAGCTTCCTGCCAGAGGGAGGGCGCTATGAGCTACTCACCGTCATAG GGAAAGGATTTGAGGACCTGATGACCGTGAATCTAGCAAGGTACAAACCAACAGGAGAGTACGTGACGGTACGAAGGATTAACCTGGAAGCTTGTTCCAATGAGATGGTGACGTTCTTGCAG GGAGAGCTTCATGTCTCTAAACTCTTCAGCCATCCCAACATCCTGCCATATCGAGCCACCTTTATTGCAGACAATGAGCTGTGGGTTGTCACATCATTCATGGCCTATG GTTCTGCAAAGGATCTCATCTGCACGCACTTCATGGATGGCATGAATGAACTGGCGATTGCTTACATCCTGCAGGGGGTGCTCAAGGCCCTGGACTACATCCACCACATGGGATATGTACACAG gaGTGTCAAAGCCAGCCACATTCTGATCTCCTCCGATGGGAAGGTCTACCTGTCCGGTTTACGTAGCAACCTCAGCATGATCAGCCACGGGCAGCGGCAGCGTGTGGTCCACGACTTTCCTAAGTACAGTGTCAAGGTTCTGCCTTGGCTCAGCCCGGAGGTCCTCCAGCAG AATCTTCAGGGTTACGATGCCAAGTCTGACATCTACAGTGTGGGAATCACAGCGTGTGAGCTGGCCAATGGCCATGTCCCCTTTAAGGATATGCCTGCCACCCAG ATGCTGCTGGAGAAGCTGAACGGCACAGTGCCCTGCTTGCTGGACACCAGCACTATCCCCGCTGAGGAGCTGACCATGAGCACATCACGCTCAGCAGCCAACTCTGGCCTCAGTGAGAGCCTGGCCACCAGCACCCCCAGGACCTCCAATGGTGACTCGCCATCCCACCCCTATCACCGCACCTTTTCCCCTCACTTCCACCACTTTGTGGAGCAGTGCCTTCAGCGCAACCCAGACGTAAG ACCAAGTGCCAGCACCCTCCTGAACCATTCTTTCTTCAAGCAG aTCAAGCGACGTGCCTCAGAGGCTTTGCCTGAGTTACTTCGCCCTGTCACCCCCATCACCAATTTCGATGGCAGCCAGCCTCAGGATCACAGTGGAATCTTTGGCCTGGTAACAAACCTGGAAGAGCTAGAGGTGGACGACTGGGAGTTCTGA
- the STRADA gene encoding STE20-related kinase adapter protein alpha isoform X1 → MSFLVSKPERIRRWVSEKFIVEGLRDLELFGEQPPGGTRRKTNEASSESIASISKQEIMSSFLPEGGRYELLTVIGKGFEDLMTVNLARYKPTGEYVTVRRINLEACSNEMVTFLQGELHVSKLFSHPNILPYRATFIADNELWVVTSFMAYGSAKDLICTHFMDGMNELAIAYILQGVLKALDYIHHMGYVHRSVKASHILISSDGKVYLSGLRSNLSMISHGQRQRVVHDFPKYSVKVLPWLSPEVLQQNLQGYDAKSDIYSVGITACELANGHVPFKDMPATQMLLEKLNGTVPCLLDTSTIPAEELTMSTSRSAANSGLSESLATSTPRTSNGDSPSHPYHRTFSPHFHHFVEQCLQRNPDVRPSASTLLNHSFFKQIKRRASEALPELLRPVTPITNFDGSQPQDHSGIFGLVTNLEELEVDDWEF, encoded by the exons ATGTCTTTTCTTGTAAGTAAACCAGAGCGAATTAGG CGGTGGGTCTCGGAAAAGTTCATTGTTGAGGGCTTAAGAGATTTGGAGCTATTTGGAG AGCAGCCTCCGGGTGGCACTCGGAGAAAA accAATGAGGCAAGCTCAGAGTCGATAGCATCCATCTCTAAACAGGAGATCATGAGTAGCTTCCTGCCAGAGGGAGGGCGCTATGAGCTACTCACCGTCATAG GGAAAGGATTTGAGGACCTGATGACCGTGAATCTAGCAAGGTACAAACCAACAGGAGAGTACGTGACGGTACGAAGGATTAACCTGGAAGCTTGTTCCAATGAGATGGTGACGTTCTTGCAG GGAGAGCTTCATGTCTCTAAACTCTTCAGCCATCCCAACATCCTGCCATATCGAGCCACCTTTATTGCAGACAATGAGCTGTGGGTTGTCACATCATTCATGGCCTATG GTTCTGCAAAGGATCTCATCTGCACGCACTTCATGGATGGCATGAATGAACTGGCGATTGCTTACATCCTGCAGGGGGTGCTCAAGGCCCTGGACTACATCCACCACATGGGATATGTACACAG gaGTGTCAAAGCCAGCCACATTCTGATCTCCTCCGATGGGAAGGTCTACCTGTCCGGTTTACGTAGCAACCTCAGCATGATCAGCCACGGGCAGCGGCAGCGTGTGGTCCACGACTTTCCTAAGTACAGTGTCAAGGTTCTGCCTTGGCTCAGCCCGGAGGTCCTCCAGCAG AATCTTCAGGGTTACGATGCCAAGTCTGACATCTACAGTGTGGGAATCACAGCGTGTGAGCTGGCCAATGGCCATGTCCCCTTTAAGGATATGCCTGCCACCCAG ATGCTGCTGGAGAAGCTGAACGGCACAGTGCCCTGCTTGCTGGACACCAGCACTATCCCCGCTGAGGAGCTGACCATGAGCACATCACGCTCAGCAGCCAACTCTGGCCTCAGTGAGAGCCTGGCCACCAGCACCCCCAGGACCTCCAATGGTGACTCGCCATCCCACCCCTATCACCGCACCTTTTCCCCTCACTTCCACCACTTTGTGGAGCAGTGCCTTCAGCGCAACCCAGACGTAAG ACCAAGTGCCAGCACCCTCCTGAACCATTCTTTCTTCAAGCAG aTCAAGCGACGTGCCTCAGAGGCTTTGCCTGAGTTACTTCGCCCTGTCACCCCCATCACCAATTTCGATGGCAGCCAGCCTCAGGATCACAGTGGAATCTTTGGCCTGGTAACAAACCTGGAAGAGCTAGAGGTGGACGACTGGGAGTTCTGA